In Juglans microcarpa x Juglans regia isolate MS1-56 chromosome 7D, Jm3101_v1.0, whole genome shotgun sequence, the following are encoded in one genomic region:
- the LOC121238469 gene encoding uncharacterized protein LOC121238469, with product MKLVLIHSENIKTFADISHHLELEAERIDVHRNILLVAQAGKRKTFRPKRKQHRRSAGPANSLELRDGKVVKRHRGKRAGKDKSKMNCYNCGKVGHFARECIEAKKTQEQLNM from the exons ATGAAGCTTGTTTTGATACACAGTGAGAATATTAAGACTTTTGCTGATATATCTCACCATTTGGAGCTAGAGGCGGAGCGCATAGATGTGCACCGTAATATTCTACTTGTTGCCCAAGCTGGGAAGCGCAAGACATTCAGGCCTAAGCGCAAGCAACATAGGAGATCTGCTGGACCGGCAAATAGTCTTGAGCTAAGGGATGGAAAAGTAGTAAAGCGCCACAGAGGCAAGCGTGCTGGCAAGGACAAGTCCAAAATGAATTGCTATAACTGTGGAAAAGtgggacactttgctcgtgagtgcatTGAGGCAAAGAAG ACACAGGAGCAACTAAACATGTAG
- the LOC121239225 gene encoding probable glucuronoxylan glucuronosyltransferase IRX7 has protein sequence MAEPKRPSKNRGFYVRMRLLHNKNGRPQERSLFYRSYKWVIWFSLSLYLFGSYFVTNNNPQNKPTSLSKTHVPNSESTLASRALFESTNATLLQQSTSNSAMFLKNLKIFVYDLPPNYNMNWLSNERCSKHLFASEVAIHRALLTSHVRTFDPYEADFFFVPVYVSCNFSTINGFPAIGHARSLLASAVQLISTEYPFWNRTGGSDHVFVASHDYGACFHAMEEAAIADGIPGFLKTSIILQTFGVNYKHPCQDVENVLIPPYISPESVQTTVENYPVKGRRDIFVFFRGKMEVHPKNVSGRFYSKRVRTVIWRKYSGDRRFYLKRHRFAGYQSEIARSVFCLCPLGWAPWSPRLVESVALGCVPVIIADGIRLPFPSAVNWTEISLTVAERDVDKLGNILEQVAATNLSTIQHNLWDQKNRRALLFHNRVGKGDATWQVLHELAQKLDRSYKRGSGVSAELDSDT, from the exons ATGGCGGAGCCGAAGAGACCCTCGAAGAACAGGGGTTTCTATGTGAGGATGAGGCTTTTGCACAACAAAAATGGCAGGCCCCAAGAAAGGAGCTTGTTTTACAGGTCCTACAAATGGGTCATCTGGTTCTCCCTCTCGCTCTATCTATTCGGCTCCTATTTCGTGACCAACAATAACCCACAGAACAAACCTACCTCTCTATCCAAAACCCATGTCCCTAACTCCGAATCGACCCTCGCTTCTCGCGCTCTCTTCGAGTCCACCAACGCCACTCTCCTCCAACAATCCACAAGTAATTCAG CAATGTTCTTGAAGAATCTGAAGATTTTCGTCTATGATCTGCCGCCGAATTACAACATGAACTGGCTCTCAAACGAGCGGTGCAGCAAGCATTTGTTTGCGTCGGAGGTCGCCATTCACAGAGCTCTTTTGACCAGCCATGTGCGGACCTTCGATCCTTACGAAGCCGATTTTTTCTTCGTTCCCGTCTACGTATCTTGCAACTTCAGCACCATCAATGGCTTCCCAGCAATCGGGCACGCGAGGAGTCTATTAGCTTCTGCTGTCCAGCTTATCTCCACCGAGTACCCGTTCTGGAATCGTACAGGGGGGTCTGACCACGTCTTCGTCGCCTCCCACGACTACGGAGCCTGCTTCCACGCCATG GAGGAAGCGGCAATCGCGGATGGCATACCTGGATTCTTGAAAACCTCCATCATACTGCAGACTTTTGGCGTCAACTATAAGCACCCGTGTCAGGACGTCGAGAATGTGCTTATCCCACCTTATATTTCGCCTGAATCTGTACAGACAACTGTAGAAAATTATCCGGTGAAGGGTCGACGTGATATTTTCGTGTTCTTCAGGGGCAAAATGGAAGTTCACCCAAAGAACGTCAGCGGCCGATTTTACAGCAA GCGTGTGCGGACGGTGATATGGCGGAAATACAGCGGCGACCGGAGGTTTTATCTGAAGAGGCATAGGTTTGCCGGCTACCAGTCAGAAATTGCACGGTCGGTTTTCTGTTTGTGCCCTCTGGGGTGGGCCCCGTGGAGTCCGAGGCTGGTCGAGTCCGTGGCGTTGGGATGCGTGCCGGTAATCATAGCAGATGGCATCCGGTTACCCTTCCCGTCCGCCGTGAACTGGACGGAAATATCACTCACTGTGGCGGAAAGGGACGTGGACAAGCTGGGAAATATCCTGGAACAGGTGGCGGCGACCAATCTCAGCACAATCCAACACAACCTGTGGGACCAGAAGAACAGGCGGGCCTTGCTTTTCCACAACCGGGTCGGGAAAGGCGACGCCACGTGGCAAGTGTTACATGAGCTGGCCCAGAAGCTGGACAGGTCCTATAAACGAGGGTCGGGGGTTTCGGCCGAATTGGATTCCGACACGTGA